A genomic region of Dunckerocampus dactyliophorus isolate RoL2022-P2 chromosome 8, RoL_Ddac_1.1, whole genome shotgun sequence contains the following coding sequences:
- the LOC129186302 gene encoding olfactory receptor class A-like protein 1, translating to MDLCVTIKGVSFLLQTGMGILGNIVVLLAYGHIIFTEPKLLPVDMILCHLALANLMLMLTRGVPQTITVFGHTNLFNDPGCKVIIFSYRISRALSVCITCMLSVFQAVTVAPAGSHLSRLKLSLHSLVLPTFAGLWLLNSAIYFQTFFHAKAPRNGTIPAFTINVGFCHVDFRNSLTYIIKGVLASGRDFSFVALMVASSVYMLLLLHRHSRQMKAIRRSQGSGAKTRAAKTVVTLVVLYVFFFGIDNVIWIYMLTETKVPPVVADMRVFFSSCYASLSPYFIISSNKKVKAKIICVAEQDQPASMDTQASHDK from the coding sequence ATGGACCTGTGTGTGACCATCAAAGGCGTCTCCTTCCTCTTGCAAACAGGTATGGGCATCTTGGGGAACATAGTGGTTCTGCTGGCTTACGGCCACATCATCTTCACCGAGCCCAAGCTGCTTCCTGTGGACATGATCCTGTGCCATCTAGCCCTTGCCAACCTCATGCTGATGCTGACCCGTGGTGTGCCACAGACCATCACGGTGTTCGGCCACACCAACCTGTTCAACGACCCGGGCTGCAAGGTGATCATTTTCAGCTATCGCATCAGTCGGGCGTTGTCAGTGTGCATTACCTGCATGCTGAGTGTGTTCCAGGCGGTAACCGTCGCCCCCGCTGGGTCACACTTGTCCAGGCTGAAGCTTTCCCTTCACTCCCTGGTACTTCCCACCTTTGCTGGACTCTGGTTGCTCAACTCGGCCATAtactttcaaactttttttcatgCGAAGGCCCCACGTAATGGCACCATCCCCGCCTTCACCATCAATGTGGGCTTCTGCCACGTGGACTTCAGAAACAGCCTGACCTACATCATAAAAGGAGTATTAGCCTCTGGAAGGGATTTTTCCTTTGTGGCCCTGATGGTGGCCTCCAGCGTTTACATGCTCCTGCTGCTCCATCGCCACAGTCGCCAGATGAAAGCAATCCGTCGTTCCCAAGGCAGTGGGGCGAAAACCAGAGCAGCCAAGACTGTGGTTACCCTGGTGGTCCTGTATGTCTTCTTCTTTGGTATCGATAATGTGATCTGGATCTACATGCTGACTGAAACCAAGGTACCCCCGGTGGTGGCTGACATGAGAGTGTTCTTCTCCTCCTGCTATGCTTCCCTCAGCCCGTACTTCATCATCTCCTCCAACAAGAAGGTCAAAGCCAAAATCATATGTGTGGCCGAGCAAGACCAACCAGCATCAATGGACACTCAGGCGTCACATGATAAATGA
- the LOC129186300 gene encoding olfactory receptor class A-like protein 1, whose amino-acid sequence MDLCVTIKGVSFLLQTGMGILGNTVVLLVYAHIIFTEPKVLPVDMILCHLAFANLLILLTRCVPQTMTVFGLTNLLNDPGCKVVIYGYRISRALSVWITCMLSVFQAMTIATAGPHLSRLKPALPFLVLPTFAALWLFNMAICIAAPFFSMAPRNGTVPAFMLNLSFCHVDFKDNLSYVINGVAVSGRDFAFVALMVASSGYILLLLHHHSRQVRAIRRSQGGGAETRAAKTVVTLVVLYVFFFGINNVIWIYMLTETKVPPVVADMRVFFSSCYASLSPYFIISSNKKVKAKILCAAEQDQPASMDTQESHDK is encoded by the coding sequence ATGGACTTGTGTGTGACCATCAAAGGTGTCTCCTTCCTCTTGCAAACAGGTATGGGCATCTTGGGGAACACCGTGGTTCTGCTGGTTTACGCCCACATCATCTTCACTGAGCCCAAGGTGCTTCCTGTGGACATGATCCTGTGCCATCTGGCCTTTGCTAACCTCTTGATCTTGCTGACCCGCTGCgtgccccagaccatgacagtGTTTGGCCTCACAAACCTGCTCAACGACCCGGGCTGCAAGGTGGTCATTTACGGCTATCGCATCAGTCGGGCTTTGTCAGTATGGATCACCTGCATGCTGAGTGTGTTCCAGGCGATGACCATTGCCACTGCTGGGCCCCACTTGTCCAGACTGAAGCCAGCCCTTCCCTTTCTGGTCCTCCCCACCTTTGCTGCACTCTGGTTGTTCAACATGGCCATATGCATCGCAGCCCCTTTCTTCTCCATGGCACCACGGAATGGCACCGTCCCCGCCTTCATGCTCAACCTGAGCTTCTGTCATGTGGACTTCAAGGACAACCTGTCCTATGTTATCAATGGGGTCGCTGTCTCTGGAAGGGATTTTGCCTTTGTGGCCCTGATGGTGGCCTCCAGTGGTTACATCCTGCTGCTTCTCCACCACCACAGCCGCCAGGTGAGAGCAATCCGTCGTTCCCAAGGTGGCGGAGCGGAGACTAGAGCAGCCAAGACTGTGGTTACCCTGGTGGTTCTGTATGTCTTCTTCTTTGGGATCAATAACGTGATCTGGATCTACATGCTGACTGAAACCAAGGTACCCCCGGTGGTGGCTGACATGAGAGTGTTCTTCTCCTCCTGCTATGCTTCCCTCAGCCCGTATTTCATCATCTCCTCCAACAAGAAGGTCAAGGCCAAAATCCTGTGTGCGGCCGAGCAAGACCAACCAGCATCAATGGACACTCAGGAGTCACATGATaaataa
- the phtf1 gene encoding putative homeodomain transcription factor 1 isoform X2, which yields MARISWYQEKIGAYDQQVWEKSLEQTDLNLNGLDSKPRKTGHIKSDLIDVDLVRGSTFSKAKPASPWTALTRKGLVRVLLFPFFFPWWIQVTSKSISVCILVLYFMQVAAVLLYMEVPSASASEVFGPMCLMLLLGTVHCQIVSTECSRWPLSGPSASNSISNSPARRRRPRKGRGQKKSDEKNESEDTEQRGSSQLEEIQQLNRKDEIRSKRKSGFGASDELSSEEEDGVQPVEVIHSPQERCPAGPWLPPALPSSVRLRKSNPKAATRPQEGGGVFRVKPREVERLRPSVGSRLASDTDDTMWEELLQGSDSASTGSSDSDDNGRFAASLALQQTTTLSSDDESLQGITGHQLSWFQACHPSKDRVSAIIWEQGECKKADMSVLEISGIILTRVKLAEQGVGYLVFGGLVTATLALLPFAFRLAQRLDMSSLCSLSASELVEIVFRPASAHAYAFFFITTVLRVCLTGLFFFMMCVAERTYKQRLLFAKHFSHLTSARKAKKSEIPHFRLKKVQNIKMWLSLRSFLRRRGPQRSVDVIVSTIFLLALSISFIICAQLLQSHKTFLDSLTNWELMLWTSSLILFLLRLATLGSETNCKYSNSSVLLTEQINLYLKMEKKPNKKEELSIVNNVLKLATKLMKELDTPFRLLGLTVNPLIYNITRVVILSAVSAVVSDLLGFNIRLWKIKP from the exons ATGGCCAGAATATCCTGGTATCAAGAAAAG ATAGGAGCCTACGATCAACAAGTTTGGGAGAAGTCGTTGGAGCAGACAGACCTGAATTTAAAT GGTTTGGACAGCAAGCCAAGGAAGACCGGTCACATCAAGTCAGACCTCATTGATGTCGACTTAGTAAGAG GGTCCACGTTCAGCAAAGCCAAGCCAGCAAGTCCATGGACAGCGTTGACTCGCAAGGGTCTGGTCAGAGTGTTgctgtttcctttcttttttccgTGGTGGATCCAGGTCACCTCCAAATCCATCTCCGTTTGTATTCTGGTGCTGTACTTCATGCAAG TGGCCGCAGTACTACTCTACATGGAGGTCCCCAGTGCCAGTGCCAGTGAGGTGTTTGGGCCTATGTGTCTGATGCTGCTGCTGGGCACCGTGCACTGCCAGATTGTGTCCACCGAGTGTAGCCGGTGGCCCTTGAGTGGTCCATCTGCTAGCAATAGCATCAGCAACAGTCCAGCCCGTAGGAGGAG GCCCAGGAAGGGCAGAGGCCAGAAGAAATCTGACGAGAAGAATGAGAGCGAGGACACCGAGCAGCGGGGCTCGTCACAGTTAGAGGAAATCCAGCAATTGAACAGAAAAGACGAGATAAGG AGCAAAAGAAAATCAGGCTTTGGAGCGTCTGACGAGCTCTCTAGTGAGGAAGAGGACGGAGTGCAACCAGTGGAAGTTATTCATTCTCCACAGGAAAGATGCCCAGCCGGGCCCTGGCTGCCACCCGCACTGCCGTCTTCTGTGAGGTTGAGGAAGTCCAACCCAAAAGCTGCAACGAGGCCTCAG GAGGGCGGTGGGGTCTTCAGGGTGAAGCCGCGTGAGGTGGAGCGCCTCAGACCAAGCGTGGGCTCCCGTTTGGCCTCCGACACTGATGACACCATGTGGGAGGAGCTTCTCCAAGGTTCAGACTCTGCCTCCACAGGAAGCAGCGACAGCGACGATAACGGGAGGTTTGCTGCAAGCTTGGCGCTCCAGCAGACCACCACGCTGAGTAGCGATGACGAGAGCCTACAAGGCATCACAGGA CACCAGCTGTCTTGGTTCCAGGCGTGCCATCCTTCCAAGGACCGCGTCAGTGCCATAATATGGGAGCAGGGCGAGTGTAAGAAAGCAGATATGTCCGTGTTGGAGATCAGCGGGATCATCCTCACTCGG GTCAAGCTAGCAGAGCAAGGCGTGGGCTACCTGGTGTTCGGCGGGCTGGTGACCGCCACGTTGGCGCTTTTGCCCTTCGCCTTCCGCTTGGCCCAACGTCTAGACATGTCCAGCCTCTGCTCGCTGTCGGCGTCCGAGCTGGTGGAGATAGTGTTCAGGCCGGCCAGTGCTCACGCTTACGCCTTTTTCTTCATCACAACGGTGCTGAGAGTGTGTCTCACCGGGCTCTTCTTCTTCATGATGTGTGTGGCTGAGAGGACATACAAGCAG AGGCTTTTATTCGCCAAACACTTCAGCCACCTCACGTCAGCCCGCAAGGCCAAAAAGTCGGAGATCCCTCACTTCCGCCTCAAGAAGGTGCAGAACATCAAGATGTGGCTGTCACTGCGCTCCTTCCTCCGG AGGCGTGGCCCGCAGCGCTCCGTCGACGTCATTGTATCCACCATCTTCCTGCTTGCCCTGTCGATCTCATTCATCATCTGCGCACAG CTTTTGCAGAGCCACAAAACCTTCCTGGACTCACTGACCAACTGGGAGCTGATGTTGTGGACCTCGTCGCTCATTCTCTTCCTGCTGCGACTCGCCACACTGGGATCGGAGACCAACTGCAAATATAGCAACTCCTCTGTGCTGCTCACTGAGCAG ATCAACTTGTATCTCAAGATGGAGAAAAAGCCCAACAAGAAAGAAGAGCTCAGTATAGTGAACAACGTCTTAAAGCTCGCTACTAAACTGATGAAG
- the phtf1 gene encoding putative homeodomain transcription factor 1 isoform X1: MARISWYQEKIGAYDQQVWEKSLEQTDLNLNGLDSKPRKTGHIKSDLIDVDLVRGSTFSKAKPASPWTALTRKGLVRVLLFPFFFPWWIQVTSKSISVCILVLYFMQVAAVLLYMEVPSASASEVFGPMCLMLLLGTVHCQIVSTECSRWPLSGPSASNSISNSPARRRRPRKGRGQKKSDEKNESEDTEQRGSSQLEEIQQLNRKDEIRSKRKSGFGASDELSSEEEDGVQPVEVIHSPQERCPAGPWLPPALPSSVRLRKSNPKAATRPQQEGGGVFRVKPREVERLRPSVGSRLASDTDDTMWEELLQGSDSASTGSSDSDDNGRFAASLALQQTTTLSSDDESLQGITGHQLSWFQACHPSKDRVSAIIWEQGECKKADMSVLEISGIILTRVKLAEQGVGYLVFGGLVTATLALLPFAFRLAQRLDMSSLCSLSASELVEIVFRPASAHAYAFFFITTVLRVCLTGLFFFMMCVAERTYKQRLLFAKHFSHLTSARKAKKSEIPHFRLKKVQNIKMWLSLRSFLRRRGPQRSVDVIVSTIFLLALSISFIICAQLLQSHKTFLDSLTNWELMLWTSSLILFLLRLATLGSETNCKYSNSSVLLTEQINLYLKMEKKPNKKEELSIVNNVLKLATKLMKELDTPFRLLGLTVNPLIYNITRVVILSAVSAVVSDLLGFNIRLWKIKP, translated from the exons ATGGCCAGAATATCCTGGTATCAAGAAAAG ATAGGAGCCTACGATCAACAAGTTTGGGAGAAGTCGTTGGAGCAGACAGACCTGAATTTAAAT GGTTTGGACAGCAAGCCAAGGAAGACCGGTCACATCAAGTCAGACCTCATTGATGTCGACTTAGTAAGAG GGTCCACGTTCAGCAAAGCCAAGCCAGCAAGTCCATGGACAGCGTTGACTCGCAAGGGTCTGGTCAGAGTGTTgctgtttcctttcttttttccgTGGTGGATCCAGGTCACCTCCAAATCCATCTCCGTTTGTATTCTGGTGCTGTACTTCATGCAAG TGGCCGCAGTACTACTCTACATGGAGGTCCCCAGTGCCAGTGCCAGTGAGGTGTTTGGGCCTATGTGTCTGATGCTGCTGCTGGGCACCGTGCACTGCCAGATTGTGTCCACCGAGTGTAGCCGGTGGCCCTTGAGTGGTCCATCTGCTAGCAATAGCATCAGCAACAGTCCAGCCCGTAGGAGGAG GCCCAGGAAGGGCAGAGGCCAGAAGAAATCTGACGAGAAGAATGAGAGCGAGGACACCGAGCAGCGGGGCTCGTCACAGTTAGAGGAAATCCAGCAATTGAACAGAAAAGACGAGATAAGG AGCAAAAGAAAATCAGGCTTTGGAGCGTCTGACGAGCTCTCTAGTGAGGAAGAGGACGGAGTGCAACCAGTGGAAGTTATTCATTCTCCACAGGAAAGATGCCCAGCCGGGCCCTGGCTGCCACCCGCACTGCCGTCTTCTGTGAGGTTGAGGAAGTCCAACCCAAAAGCTGCAACGAGGCCTCAG CAGGAGGGCGGTGGGGTCTTCAGGGTGAAGCCGCGTGAGGTGGAGCGCCTCAGACCAAGCGTGGGCTCCCGTTTGGCCTCCGACACTGATGACACCATGTGGGAGGAGCTTCTCCAAGGTTCAGACTCTGCCTCCACAGGAAGCAGCGACAGCGACGATAACGGGAGGTTTGCTGCAAGCTTGGCGCTCCAGCAGACCACCACGCTGAGTAGCGATGACGAGAGCCTACAAGGCATCACAGGA CACCAGCTGTCTTGGTTCCAGGCGTGCCATCCTTCCAAGGACCGCGTCAGTGCCATAATATGGGAGCAGGGCGAGTGTAAGAAAGCAGATATGTCCGTGTTGGAGATCAGCGGGATCATCCTCACTCGG GTCAAGCTAGCAGAGCAAGGCGTGGGCTACCTGGTGTTCGGCGGGCTGGTGACCGCCACGTTGGCGCTTTTGCCCTTCGCCTTCCGCTTGGCCCAACGTCTAGACATGTCCAGCCTCTGCTCGCTGTCGGCGTCCGAGCTGGTGGAGATAGTGTTCAGGCCGGCCAGTGCTCACGCTTACGCCTTTTTCTTCATCACAACGGTGCTGAGAGTGTGTCTCACCGGGCTCTTCTTCTTCATGATGTGTGTGGCTGAGAGGACATACAAGCAG AGGCTTTTATTCGCCAAACACTTCAGCCACCTCACGTCAGCCCGCAAGGCCAAAAAGTCGGAGATCCCTCACTTCCGCCTCAAGAAGGTGCAGAACATCAAGATGTGGCTGTCACTGCGCTCCTTCCTCCGG AGGCGTGGCCCGCAGCGCTCCGTCGACGTCATTGTATCCACCATCTTCCTGCTTGCCCTGTCGATCTCATTCATCATCTGCGCACAG CTTTTGCAGAGCCACAAAACCTTCCTGGACTCACTGACCAACTGGGAGCTGATGTTGTGGACCTCGTCGCTCATTCTCTTCCTGCTGCGACTCGCCACACTGGGATCGGAGACCAACTGCAAATATAGCAACTCCTCTGTGCTGCTCACTGAGCAG ATCAACTTGTATCTCAAGATGGAGAAAAAGCCCAACAAGAAAGAAGAGCTCAGTATAGTGAACAACGTCTTAAAGCTCGCTACTAAACTGATGAAG